The stretch of DNA TGGCGGTGATCGACGCGATTCTGGCCGTTAACCCGCAGCTGCCGCTCGTGGGGCTGGCTGGCTCCCCGGTGCTGGCGCTGGCGCAGCAAAAAGGGCTGAAAACTATTGCCGAAGCTTTTGCTGACCGCGCCTACCATGCGGATGGCTCGCTGGTTTCACGTCGTGAGGCGGGGTCGGTGCTGCACGACGCCGGGCAGGTCGCTCAGCGTATGCTGCAGTTAATCACCGAAGGCGGCGTGGACTCTATCGAAGGGAAATTTACCCCGATACAGGCTGATTCAATTTGCGTCCACGGTGACAGCCCCGGCGCTATTGCGATGGCGGCGGAGATCCGCAAGCTGCTTGAATCCCAGGGCATCGCCATTCGCGCGTTTGCCCCGCACGACTGAGGAGTGTTTATGTCGATGTTAGGGGAAATAACGTGAGATTCTTAGCCGTTAATCTCAGCAGTTTTTTGGTGGAACTCAGTTCGCTCGACGAAACGCTGGCGCTTTTTGATTCCCTGAGCGCCGCGCCTGAAAAAGGCATCGAAGAGATTATTCCTGCCGCCCGCACCCTGCTGGTCCGTTTTTGCCCGCGAGAAACC from Cedecea neteri encodes:
- a CDS encoding LamB/YcsF family protein, giving the protein MLKTIDLNSDLGESFGQWSMGDDAAILTLVSSANVACGFHAGSPAGILETLKAAKAQSVVVGAHVAYPDLVGFGRRNMDVASDELTADVIYQIGALQGLARAAGTEVRYVKPHGALYNTIAHHERQALAVIDAILAVNPQLPLVGLAGSPVLALAQQKGLKTIAEAFADRAYHADGSLVSRREAGSVLHDAGQVAQRMLQLITEGGVDSIEGKFTPIQADSICVHGDSPGAIAMAAEIRKLLESQGIAIRAFAPHD